Genomic DNA from Inediibacterium massiliense:
TTTCCTTCTACATTTCCATTTACTACTTCATAGGTAGTAGGAACGTTAGATTTTAATGTAATTGATCCACTTTCTCCACTAGTGCTTTCGTCTCCTTTAATCTCAAATTGTCTTTCATAATCCTCTAAAACATGAGCTCCTATAATCAAATGCTCTTTCGTCAATATAATCTTATCCCCTAAATATACTTGAATATTAGGAGGGGGACTAATGATCGTTCCTACTTGTGGCCCCAAGTAAGGTCTATTGTCCCTTTCTTTAAATAAACTTGCCAATTCACTAATTCCATCCATTACATCACCCCCAA
This window encodes:
- a CDS encoding DUF2577 domain-containing protein produces the protein MDGISELASLFKERDNRPYLGPQVGTIISPPPNIQVYLGDKIILTKEHLIIGAHVLEDYERQFEIKGDESTSGESGSITLKSNVPTTYEVVNGNVEGNVSMKGTFKYTDTLKKGDQVILIPTTDEQTYFLLDKGVSL